The proteins below are encoded in one region of Sulfitobacter sp. SK012:
- a CDS encoding DUF2948 family protein gives MSQDASFEDGREAPLNLGALDVGDLTVISSLTQDAVFPASEMRWHRAGSRFALLVNRVRWEDKGLTRHAPERVQSVLMFNTVQSVASQGVPKGDADTILSLLQISFEETEAPSGFVTLTLAGDGAIRLEVEALDITVKDVTKPYAAPSKKLPQHKD, from the coding sequence ATGAGCCAAGACGCAAGTTTTGAAGACGGCCGCGAAGCCCCCCTAAATCTAGGTGCGCTTGATGTCGGCGATCTGACGGTGATCTCGTCTCTGACACAAGACGCGGTTTTTCCAGCCTCTGAGATGCGCTGGCACCGTGCGGGCTCGCGCTTTGCATTGCTGGTCAACCGCGTCCGTTGGGAAGACAAAGGCCTTACGCGCCACGCTCCTGAACGGGTGCAATCGGTTTTGATGTTCAACACTGTGCAATCTGTTGCGTCTCAGGGCGTGCCAAAGGGCGACGCCGACACCATTCTTTCGCTGCTGCAAATCAGCTTTGAAGAAACCGAAGCACCTTCCGGTTTTGTGACGCTGACCCTTGCGGGCGATGGCGCGATCCGCCTTGAGGTCGAAGCGCTGGATATCACGGTCAAAGATGTGACCAAGCCCTACGCCGCGCCCTCCAAAAAGCTACCACAGCACAAAGACTAA